A genome region from Phoenix dactylifera cultivar Barhee BC4 chromosome 18, palm_55x_up_171113_PBpolish2nd_filt_p, whole genome shotgun sequence includes the following:
- the LOC103696090 gene encoding probable E3 ubiquitin-protein ligase RHA1A, which translates to MGFPSVCYCVILPKPLILLVQLLDCLKFAVSAILFCLGFASSPEDYVYPLSATDFSVPSSPPITPSEIKSRIPVVRFSSFRKSSAQGEESTCAVCLGALEAMQEVRELGNCFHVFHKGCIDKWVDMGRVTCPLCRAQLLPKGREEKGMAVGLM; encoded by the coding sequence ATGGGCTTCCCTTCTGTCTGCTATTGTGTCATCCTTCCGAAGCCTCTGATCCTTCTAGTCCAACTCCTCGACTGCCTGAAGTTCGCCGTGTCGGCGATCCTCTTCTGTCTTGGATTCGCCTCGTCTCCTGAAGATTATGTCTATCCTCTCTCGGCGACCGATTTCTCGGTCCCTTCGTCTCCTCCGATCACCCCTTCGGAGATCAAAAGTAGGATTCCGGTCGTGAGGTTCTCGAGCTTTCGCAAGAGTTCAGCCCAAGGAGAGGAGTCCACCTGTGCTGTTTGCTTGGGAGCATTGGAGGCAATGCAAGAGGTTAGGGAGCTTGGCAACTGCTTTCATGTGTTCCACAAGGGGTGTATAGATAAGTGGGTGGACATGGGTCGGGTCACCTGCCCGTTGTGTAGAGCCCAGTTGTTGCCCAAGGGAAGGGAAGAGAAAGGGATGGCTGTTGGGTTGATGTAA